In Tubulanus polymorphus chromosome 2, tnTubPoly1.2, whole genome shotgun sequence, a single window of DNA contains:
- the LOC141900343 gene encoding ectonucleoside triphosphate diphosphohydrolase 4-like isoform X6: protein MLPSTRSMVDKKLLSESWYIRCSSIMNGWRCNGRTPIVFLATVAMGMVLFMIVIYRFDFTAQFKHLAPGHKHSYKKKTGTLRPTDLDNPNQHYGIVVDAGSSGSRIFVYFWPTHDGNPKDLLNIDQVVDKDFQPVVKKVNPGLSSFSKNPAEVGQYIRPLLTYAANHVPKSKHRETPVYVLATAGMRMISESAQQKIMENVRLEIKMNFDFLFTDEHVEIISGKQEGVYAWIATNNVLGRFHHEGGSRPEHEPCSTEENETEVMMHSPDTGKHRRKRTVGIIDMGGGSVQIAFEIPKSVGSDQPIVNKNLIADFNLGCKNSDDDHNYRVYVTTFLGFGANSARQRYEELIINEAVQAKLTVIENGTRVFIGSSRSSPIFDPCLPVNLEQVVNLKRKIYHLKGSGDYISCQQKLRPLLNSTGTCSSNICSMNGVYQPEIDFESTEFYGFSEYFYTMDDLLRMAGHYNYAKFIKSAKDYCTTKWPVLEAWYRKRLFPKADTARFQFQCFKSAWIVQVLHGGFKFPRNYNKFNSVQLIDGKEVQWTLGALLYRTRYFPLREIQQQKFQHAKSVWKSKTLYLNQYVLLLCFVMVVVATILHLHRLQRIHMIPGPSLSRVPSSSRIDELEKSQFLNVHSYT from the exons ATGCTTCCTTCAACACG ATCCATGGTTGATAAGAAATTGTTATCGGAGTCATGGTATATTCGATGTTCTTCAATAATGAATGGTTGGAGATGTAACGGTAGGACGCCAATAGTCTTCTTGGCTACAGTAGCTATGGGCATGGTCTTATTCATGATCGTCATCTACAGATTTGATTTTACGGCTCAATTCAAACACTTGGCTCCAGGCCATAAACATTCATATAAGAAAAAGACAGGAACACTTCGGCCAACTGACCTTGATAATCCTAATCAGCATTATGGAATTGTTGTCGATGCTGGGAGCAGTGGTAGTAGAATCTTTGTCTATTTCTGGCCTACACATGATGGAAATCCTAAGGATTTATTAAATATTGACCAAGTAGTAGATAAAGACTTCCAGCCTGTAGTGAAAAAAGTGAACCCAG GACTATCTAGTTTCAGCAAGAATCCCGCAGAAGTCGGTCAATATATTCGCCCATTGCTCACTTACGCTGCGAATCATGTACCTAAATCTAAGCATAGGGAAACACCAGTTTATGTGCTGGCTACTGCTGGTATGAGAATGATCTCAGAGAG TGCTCAGCAGAAAATAATGGAAAATGTTCGACTGGAAATTaagatgaattttgatttcctTTTTACCGATGAACATGTAGAGATTATTAGTGGTAAACAGGAAGGAGTTTATGCGTGGATTGCTACAAATAATGTTCTAGGTCGATTTCATCATGAAGGAG GCTCACGACCTGAACATG aACCATGTAGTACTGAGGAAAATG aaacTGAAGTTATGATGCACTCACCTGACACTGGTAAACACAGACGCAAAAGAACTGTTGGCATTATTGACATGGGTGGAGGATCAGTCCAGATAGCttttgaaattccaaaatcagTTGGATCTGACCAG CCCATTGTAAACAAGAACCTCATAGCAGATTTCAATTTGGGCTGTAAAAATTCTGATGATGACCACAACTACAGGGTGTATGTAACTACTTTCTTGGGGTTTGGTGCCAATTCGGCCAGACAGAGATATGAAGAACTGATCATCAATGAAGCTGTTCAAGCAAA ATTGACAGTAATTGAAAATGGCACACGTGTATTCATTGGTAGCTCCAGAAGCTCCCCAATATTTGATCCATGTCTCCCAGTCAACTTGGAGCAAGTGGTGAATCtcaaaagaaaaatctacCATTTAAAAGGCTCTGGAGATTACATCAGTTGCCAACAAAAATTGAGACCTTTATTGAATAGCACAGGAACTTGCTCGTCGAATATCTGTTCTATGAATGGAGTGTATCAGCCTGAGATTGACTTTGAATCTACAGAATTCTATGGATTTTCAGAATACTTCTACACAATGGATGATCTCTTACGTATGGCTGGGCATTACAATTAtgctaaatttatcaaatcagCTAAA GATTATTGCACTACAAAGTGGCCAGTGCTAGAGGCCTGGTATAGGAAACGGTTGTTTCCGAAGGCTGATACAGCTAGGTTTCA GTTCCAATGTTTCAAGTCTGCATGGATAGTCCAGGTGTTACATGGGGGCTTTAAATTTCCACGGAAttacaataaattcaattcagtgCAACTTATTGATGGCAAAGAAGTTCAGTGGACTCTCGGTGCTCTTCTTTACAGAACTAGGTACTTTCCTCTCAG ggAGATTCAGCAGCAAAAATTTCAACATGCTAAGTCAGTATGGAAAAGTAAAACCTTATATTTGAACCAATACGTACTGCTTCTATGTTTTGTTATGGTTGTTGTTGCGACTATATTACATTTACACAGACTACAGCGTATACATATGATACCGGGACCTTCATTAAGTCGTGTTCCTTCATCATCGAGAATTGatgaattggaaaaatctCAATTCCTCAACGTGCACAGCTATACCTGA